The following nucleotide sequence is from Phycisphaerales bacterium.
ACGACTTCGTCATCAACGTCGAGCAGACCGTGCCCCGGGCCGACGTCGGCGCGGCCACCCCCTCGGGCACCGGCCTGGTGACCCTCGACCTGGCCACCAACGAGCTGACCTGGGACGTCGCCTACCAGGGCCTGACCGGCGACATCGTCGACCCGGGGGCCCACTTCCATGGGCCCGCCGACTTCGGCGAGACCGCCGGGGTCGAGGTCTTCTTCGCCGGCGGGCCCAGCGGCGTGCCCCTGCCCCAGCCGGCCAGCGGGCGGCTCATGGGCTCGACCATGCTCACCGCCGACCAGGCCCGCGACGTCCAGGCGGGCCTCTGGTACGTCAACATCCACACCGCTCTGAACCCCTCGGGCGAGATCCGCGGCCAGGTCATCCCCGCCCCGGC
It contains:
- a CDS encoding CHRD domain-containing protein — translated: MHPIHAITIAAGIGLSSTLASAQLLEYDFVINVEQTVPRADVGAATPSGTGLVTLDLATNELTWDVAYQGLTGDIVDPGAHFHGPADFGETAGVEVFFAGGPSGVPLPQPASGRLMGSTMLTADQARDVQAGLWYVNIHTALNPSGEIRGQVIPAPASAAVLGLAGLTALRRRR